In Topomyia yanbarensis strain Yona2022 chromosome 2, ASM3024719v1, whole genome shotgun sequence, one DNA window encodes the following:
- the LOC131683689 gene encoding transcription factor Adf-1-like has protein sequence MHQQQMRDQLLQQHQQQRRRQSLLTKSVQEEFLIHQVKLRPALYDKSLKAYRKPGATDNAWAEIANALGVKVENCKKRWKSLRDTFIKYFRQEILADTIPGLKRKKWVYYEHMSFLRSHVELYGISETDSASDKETIASERTRIIHIPEYITEQGEYITCEDAIEEQFDDNQTEYVYEEVEATSPPTTTTYAVEAKQESPQEEVEVEQGAVASAVIHEELDLNLSQGDEKIASMQLVDSAGGGDVVNPCSSNSGVSDPDERFLLSCAPVLKRLSMRKNALVKLKIQQLLYEVEFGDVDCGSEIRRRNVT, from the exons ATGCACCAGCAGCAGATGCGAGACCAGTTACTACAGCAGCACCAGCAGCAGCGGCGACGCCAATCGTTGCTCACCAAAAGCGTCCAGGAGGAGTTTCTGATCCACCAGGTGAAACTGCGGCCGGCTTTGTATGACAAATCATTGAAGGCTTATCGAAAACCGGGTGCCACGGACAATGCATGGGCGGAAATTGCGAATGCGTTGGGAGTGAAAG TGGAGAATTGTAAAAAGCGATGGAAAAGTTTGCGTGACAcgttcatcaaatattttcggCAGGAGATACTGGCTGACACAATACCTGGGTTGAAACGAAAGAAATGGGTATATTATGAGCATATGAGTTTTCTAAGGTCCCACGTAGAGTTGTATGG gaTATCTGAAACTGACTCAGCTAGTGACAAGGAAACAATTGCATCAGAAAGAACTCGAATCATCCACATACCGGAATATATTACCGAACAGGGAGAATACATCACCTGCGAGGACGCTATCGAGGAACAGTTTGACGATAATCAAACTGAATACGTTTACGAAGAAGTGGAGGCGACTTCACCTCCCACCACAACCACCTATGCCGTGGAGGCAAAACAGGAATCTCCACAGGAAGAAGTGGAAGTTGAACAGGGTGCGGTGGCATCAGCAGTGATACACGAGGAGCTCGATCTGAATTTGTCACAGGgggatgaaaaaatcgcaagCATGCAACTGGTGGATTCTGCCGGCGGTGGCGATGTTGTCAATCCGTGCAGTTCGAACTCGGGTGTATCCGACCCAGACGAGAGATTTCTTTTGAGTTGTGCACCGGTGTTGAAGAGACTTTCGATGCGAAAGAACGCTTTGGTGAAGttaaaaattcaacagttgCTGTATGAAGTGGAGTTTGGAGATGTTGATTGTGGATCTGAGATTAGGAGAAGGAATGTCACCTGA